A window of the Astyanax mexicanus isolate ESR-SI-001 chromosome 22, AstMex3_surface, whole genome shotgun sequence genome harbors these coding sequences:
- the rfc5 gene encoding replication factor C subunit 5, whose translation MASTSKTAVPARNLPWVEKYRPQTLDDLISHQDILSTIQKFISEDRLPHLLFYGPPGTGKTSTILACAKQLYKDKEFNSMVLELNASDDRGIDVVRGPILSFASTRTIFKKGFKLVILDEADAMTQDAQNALRRVIEKFTENTRFCLICNYLSKIIPALQSRCTRFRFGPLSQNQMIPRLEHVIQQENIDISPDGMKAIVTLSTGDMRRSLNILQSTHMAYGKVTEETVYTCTGHPLRSDIANILDWALNKDFTTAYNQILQLKTLKGLALHDILTEVHLLIHRVDFPPSIRMGLLIKLADIEYRLASGTNEKIQLSSMVAAFQAVRDIVVSDG comes from the exons ATGGCATCTACCAGCAAAACAGCGGTTCCAGCGAGGAATTTACCATG GGTTGAAAAATACAGACCACAAACACTAGATGACTTGATTTCTCACCAGGACATTCTGAGCACAA TTCAGAAGTTCATCAGCGAAGACAGACTGCCTCATCTACTTTTCTACGGGCCTCCAGGAACAGGAAAGACCTCCACCATCTTAGCCTGTGCTAAGCAGCTCTACAAAGATAAAGAGTTCAACTCTATGGTTCTGGAG cttAATGCTTCAGATGATCGTGGAATTGATGTAGTTCGAGGGCCGATCCTCAGCTTTGCCAGCACCAGGACCATTTTCAA GAAGGGTTTTAAATTGGTGATTCTGGACGAGGCGGATGCAATGACCCAGGATGCTCAGAACGCTTTAAGGAGAG TGATTGAGAAGTTCACAGAGAATACTCGCTTCTGCCTGATCTGTAACTACCTGTCTAAAATCATCCCCGCACTTCAGTCCAGATGCACACGGTTCCGATTCGGCCCTCTCTCCCAGAACCAGATGATCCCCAGGCTAGAGCATGTGATCCAGCAGGAGAA CATCGATATCTCTCCAGATGGCATGAAAGCTATTGTGACCCTCTCAACAGGAGATATGAGGCGATCATTAAACATTTTACAG AGTACTCATATGGCGTACGGGAAAGTGACGGAGGAGACGGTTTACACCTGTACAGGACATCCCCTGCGGTCAGATATCGCCAACATACTGGACTGGGCCCTGAACAAAGACTTCACCACAGCATATAACC AGATTCTGCAGCTGAAGACTCTGAAAGGTCTGGCACTGCATGACATTTTGACTGAGGTGCATCTTCTTATACATAGAG TGGATTTTCCTCCTTCTATTCGAATGGGTTTACTTATCAAGCTTGCAGACATCGA GTATCGTCTTGCATCCGGAACCAACGAGAAGATTCAGCTGAGCTCGATGGTGGCGGCTTTCCAGGCAGTTAGAGACATAGTGGTCAGTGatggctag